Part of the Nitrososphaera sp. genome, TTTCTGATCGTCTCCTGCTCTGCCTGCAGGTCAATCTCGAGCATCTTTCTCGAATCTTCGGAAAACTGCGCCTCGGCGCTTTTCATCGTAGGCTTGCCACCAAGGTAGTCGATTTGACGCGCAACTTCAAGTGCATGAGCAAGTTCTTCTGAAGCATGAGCCTTTAGCTGCTCCGCAATGTCCCCGTATTCCGCCCCCTTGAGAGTGTTGCTAAAGACCACGTACTGGATAATGGTTTTGTACTCTCTGGCAAGGTCTTCATTTAGCCCTCTTACAATTTCCTGGATTTCAGACGGCGATGCCTTTGCAGCATCAGCTGGCTGGGAATTCTCGTTTCTCGACATGACAATGAACTGATCTTAATCAATTTAACCATTAGCGGGATTCCACTACATTATTTGAAAAATTATTAGACCTTGTGGTTTGACGATTGCAGACGTCCTTTTGATGTTTGGCTGTGAGGACGCCTTGGTGTCGCAACCACCAGGTCTATGGAACCTGTCCTTGGTTCTTGGCCTCCGATGACAGTAATATTTTTCGCACGCTCAGGTAGATAGCAGCGCTAACAATCGCAAAAATGCTGGTTGCAACGATGCCGATTGCTAGAAAGACCCTGGCAATGTCATTCGTAATCCAGGCGACCATGAACCGCATAAAGCTTGGGAGCACGTCGCCGAAATGGCTAAAGTCAAACGGGAATACCTGAAGCAGCCAGACTGAACATAATATCCAAAAGATCGATGCCGCTATCTCTGGAATCCTGGAGGTATTTCTCCTTCCCGTTATTGCTCGCGCCAGCGGTCCGACAAGCCCGCAGAAAATCGCTCCGTAAAAGGCATACTCCAGCGGACCAAATGACTCAGTGAAAAAGCCCGTTGACCATGCCTGATGTGCATAAAAGAACAGGAAGACCAGGGTAGTGACAAAGATTGAGCCAACTACTCCGACTCTCTTGTATGCTGGAATGAAATCGCGGCGAGCCGCCCTTTCCGTCCGAGTAGCGCATTCCCTGTCCATGGTCTTGCCGCCATCTAGCCCTGTCGTACTAGTCCTTCCTGTAGGTAATGCCGCCCTCAGTAGTGGTGGCTCCCTCTGGTCTTTTGCTTCGGCTATCAACAGCTAGGACTATCCCGCCTGCTATCAGCGTCATGACTCCGACCGCGCTCAGCACCCCTCCGACGATTATCAGGCCAAATGCGCCCGGCCAGGAAATAGTTCTCCCGTCCATCGACATAAAGGGCATGTGGCCAAACATGCCACTCACTATTGCTGGTCGGCTTCCGGTGTTTGTGATAGTCACAGTATAAGTGCCCGTCGCGTGCGGCGTGAATGTTGTATAGAATGAATCTACGAACTGGTTGCTGCTAACTACCTGTCCCGACGGGTCTGTAACGGTTT contains:
- a CDS encoding ferritin-like domain-containing protein translates to MSRNENSQPADAAKASPSEIQEIVRGLNEDLAREYKTIIQYVVFSNTLKGAEYGDIAEQLKAHASEELAHALEVARQIDYLGGKPTMKSAEAQFSEDSRKMLEIDLQAEQETIRNYRERIRQAERAGEFALSEKLREIIAEEQDHEIDLKDALGLD